Proteins encoded by one window of Vidua chalybeata isolate OUT-0048 chromosome 10, bVidCha1 merged haplotype, whole genome shotgun sequence:
- the LOC128793010 gene encoding galactose-3-O-sulfotransferase 2-like: MLKFKRYLITKLSAIYRCQPGRLWISFSLLVLLLVTLQVVEKLQPPGSCQCELERGLQLTTGNELSSALHSPHLLWEDDSPQGQREAEPAPALSEDVFRMHLHLRQETPPGSSQEERWMQQPEESSGKRVPNSAQPLQAEDSYKTDLETGFSPSWTEAFKFKEVTAGESQQVRQARGVTSQGKRCKPKTDIVFLKVHKSASSTVMNILFRFGETHNLTFAFPQGGGFQLYYPRHFMARFVQGFSPLSPQRFNILCHHMRFLQPEVQKVVPSSAVYFSILRNPVQLMESSFVYYKGASAFSRVRSLEEFLSQPYRYYSPARGDRHYARNLMTFDFGFNPDGDASPERVQLMLKAIEASFDFLLISEYFDESMVLLKEMLCWDLDSIVSFPLNIRDSSTKSPLPDSVVEKLKAWNRLDWEIYTHFNRTFWERIDRDIGRERLRREVKALRERQAELARTCLQGTGSVAPKDIKDSSLRPLQHGGARILGYNLKQGLAQELERTCRRLVTPELQYSSLLYKKQFPPPPPESPAASRAPPHRLEATRN; this comes from the exons GAAGCTGAGTGCAATCTACAGGTGCCAGCCAGGTCGGCTCTGGATCTCCTTCAgcctcctcgtcctcctcctgGTCACACTTCAGGTtgtggagaagctgcagcctcctgg gagctgccagtgTGAGCTGGAGCGTGGCCTGCAGCTGACCACGGGCaatgagctcagctctgccctccacAGCCCCCACCTGCTGTGGGAGGATGACTCCCctcaggggcagagggaagctgAGCCAGCCCCTGCTTTGAGCGAGGATGTTTTCAGGATGCATCTGCACCTCAGACAGGAGACCCCTCCGGGAAGCAGCCAAGAGGAGCGCTGGATGCAGCAGCCTGAGGAGAGCAGCGGGAAG CGTGTCCCAAACTCAGCTCAACCTCTCCAGGCAGAGGATTCTTACAAAACAGACCTGGAGACAGGATTTTCCCCAAGCTGGACAGAAGCCTTTAAGTTCAAGGAGGTAACAGCTGGAGAAAGTCAGCAGGTCAGACAGGCCAGAGGAGTCACCTCTCAAGGGAAGAGGTGCAAGCCCAAGACTGACATTGTTTTCCTGAAAGTCCACAAGAGCGCCAGCAGCACCGTCATGAACATCCTGTTCCGCTTCGGGGAGACACACAACCTCACCTTCGCCTTCCCCCAGGGCGGGGGCTTCCAGCTCTACTACCCCCGCCACTTCATGGCCAGGTTTGTGCAGGGCTTCTCCCCTCTGAGCCCCCAGCGCTTCAACATCCTCTGCCACCACATGCGgttcctgcagccagag GTGCAGAAAGTGGTGCCCAGCTCTGCCGTCTACTTCTCCATCCTGAGGAACCCCGTGCAGCTGATGGAGTCCTCCTTCGTGTACTACAAGGGCGCGTCGGCCTTCTCGCGCGTCCGCAGCCTGGAGGAGTTCCTCAGCCAGCCCTACCGCTACTACAGCCCCGCGCGCGGCGACCGCCACTACGCCAGGAACCTCATGACCTTCGATTTCGGCTTCAACCCCGACGGAGACGCGTCCCCTGAGCGGGTGCAGCTCATGCTCAAGGCCATCGAGGCGTCCTTCGACTTCCTGCTCATCTCCGAGTACTTCGACGAGTCCATGGTGCTGCTGAAGGAGATGCTGTGCTGGGACCTGGACAGCATCGTCTCCTTCCCGCTCAacatcagggacagcagcaccaaGTCCCCCCTCCCGGACTCTGTCGTGGAGAAGCTGAAGGCCTGGAACAGGCTGGACTGGGAAATCTACACGCACTTTAACAGGACCTTCTGGGAAAGGATCGACCGGGACATCGGCCGGGAGCGCTTGCGGCGGGAGGTGAaggcgctgcgggagcggcaGGCGGAGCTGGCCAGGACCTGCCTGCAGGGCACGGGCAGCGTGGCCCCCAAGGACATCAAGGACTCTTCCCTGCGGCCGCTGCAGCACGGCGGGGCCAGGATCCTGGGCTATAACCTCAAGCAGGGCTTGGCTCAGGAGCTGGAGCGGACCTGCCGGCGGCTGGTGACGCCGGAGCTGCAGTACAGCAGCCTCCTCTACAAGAAGCAGttccccccgccgccccccgagAGCCCCGCCGCCTCCCGAGCCCCGCCGCACCGCCTGGAGGCCACCCGAAACTGA
- the LOC128793065 gene encoding LOW QUALITY PROTEIN: aquaporin-12-like (The sequence of the model RefSeq protein was modified relative to this genomic sequence to represent the inferred CDS: deleted 3 bases in 3 codons; substituted 1 base at 1 genomic stop codon), whose protein sequence is LQAPSNLALGTSRDGAATGIGAKQKENGSVFVPSGRAVSSAELLWASAVSAGAGGSVLVEIAPGFAGTNNLVAAPAAVSPAAPVALALPRGGHTCGLSQACRAVPRLLXLGFIKRRCRSFLCSFPDSAPSTAFAMDGLNVSIAFFFLGFGVCQVVRWLSKRLLSPGTHGCLAREFAGSFQLCVSHLELRMLMEIGPWGGGFGLDVVLTLLFLLSAVHAASLDGASANPTVSLQEFLLLESSLAATVAKLLAQGVGAGTGWAVTRLYWSWELTQLHFIQNLIVPECGSSVRASLPHAAFVEGSCSFLFHLVLLKVQQSHPLCRVPALAVTVTFLTYTAGAYTGAFFNPALATATTFHCSGSSFWDYIQVYWLGPLAGMLAALLLFQGNIPRLFQKNLLYSQKSKYKVPKAKVTAQVEGDKPQRKRKGGKSNSEPRA, encoded by the exons ctccaagccccgtccaacctggccttgggcacttccagggatggggcagccacaggcaTTGGAgccaagcagaaagaaaatggaagtgtTTTTGTTCCTTCTGGAAGAGCTGTCAGCTCTGCGGAGCTGCTGTGGGCT TCAGCTGTGagtgccggggctgggggctcagtG CTGGTGGAGATAGCGCCAGGATTTGCTGGGACAAACAACTTggtggctgctccagctgctgtgagtccagcagct cctgtggcaCTGGCATTGCCCCGTGGGGGCCACACGTGTGGCCTTTCCCAGGCCTGTCGGGCTGTGCCACGTTTGCTTTAGCTTGGCTTTATAAAGAGGAGGTGCAGGAgcttcctctgctccttcccagactctgcccccagcacagcctttgcTATGGATGGCTTGAATGTCtccattgctttttttttcctgggttttggggtatGCCAGGTGGTCAGGTGGCTTTCCAAGAGGCTTCTGTCCCCCGGAACACATGGCTGCCTTGCCAGGGAATTTGCTGGCTCGTTCCAGTTGTGCGTGAGCCACCTTGAGCTGAGGATGCTGATGGAGATCGGCCCCTGGGGTGGTGGCTTTGGCCTGGACGTGGTCCTGaccctgctcttcctcctctccgCCGTCCACGCCGCCTCTTTGGACGGAGCATCCGCCAACCCGACCGTGTCCCTGCAGGagttcctgctcctggagtcCAGCCTGGCAGCCACGGTGGCCAAGCTGCTGGCCCAGGGCGTGGGTGCAGGGACGGGCTGGGCTGTCACGCGGCTCTACTGGTCCTGGGAGCTGACACAGCTGCACTTCATCCAGAACCTGATCGTGCCTGAGTGCGGCTCCTCCGTCCGTGCCTCCCTGCCCCACGCTGCCTTCGTGGAaggctcctgctccttcctgttCCACCTTGTCCTCCTCAAGGTGCAGCAGAGTCACCCCCTGTGCCGGGTCCCTGCGCTGGCAGTGACTGTCACCTTCCTGACCTAcacag CCGGAGCGTACACGGGGGCCTTCTTcaaccctgccctggccacagccaccaccTTCCACTGCTCGGGGAGCAGCTTCTGGGACTACATCCAGGTTTACTGGCTGGGGCCCCTCGCAG GGATGCTCGCTGCCCTCCTGCTGTTCCAGGGCAACATCCCACGCCTCTTCCAGAAAAACCTCCTCTACAGCCAGAAGAGCAAATACAAGGTGCCCAAGGCAAAGGTGACAGCGCAGGTGGAGGGTGACAAACcacagaggaagaggaaagggggaaagagcAACTCGGAGCCCCGTGCCTGA